GCCCAGGTACGACAAAataggaactttttttttttagtaaaaacaaTGTCCTGATTTATACTGTAACGTTTATGAACGAAATACAAAAAAGACGGGCAGCAGcctacgacaaccactgaatttcaggtTACGAGCCTGGAATGCAAATAACGAAAAGAAGGTCTCGGAAGCAGAATGGTCTAAGTAGTTTAAATCCTGTattactagcctgtcaacactcaGGTTGTGAGTTCGATTCCAGCATGTTGCAGGTTCATTCGTCTCCAATAGTAACTGACTGACTTTTTTCCCCTTCTGAAGGTCGGTAGATCTATCAGGATACTCCGGCtgcataaaacaataaaatcggacCGCCACAATAGAGCCAATAGGATTGAAGCGGCGTGAAACACTAAAAATCAAATGCAATCATAATGAAAGTTACAGAGTGTATCGTATATTTCAGAGATCAAATTTCCACCTAAGCATGTATGGTAGTATTGATAATAAAGTAACACATTGTAGGGAAATATTCAAAAAGACAACCGGCCCTGTGGATATATTTCTTTCCATTACTAGTATTAAATTGGTGAGTGATCATTATTTTGATGACTCCATAAAgcacaaataaaaataatcaagtaTGTTACAAAATAGTATGAATAGAAGCACTTTTACCATTATAGAAGTTAACAGATGATAGTGAATATTTAATAGAAGTACACGAACCTTAAATCCTAAACTATGCTTTTATAATAATAACAGGATTCAAAATACGATATTGTATATCTGTTCAAACTTTTCAAGTtgaaagaacatttaaaaaaaactttagataaATTGTTGATCTTCGTAGTTAGCTATTTAATTGTGAATTAATCTACATCGTCTGAATTTACTTCCATTTGCAAATGACGCATGAAAAAAATAGTTACATCagactttaaaagaaaaaatgttcTTCTGAGTTTAAAGTTCAATATTAAGTAAACTGGTAAAAACAAAAGATAAGATACCAACAACATAAAGTGAGAGATGATCAGCGAGGTGTATTCACATTCCTTTGAGGTTGTTCCCGAGGAAGTTAATTGTAACATAATAACCACGGTAAGAGGCCATTCTACTGCCAATGTTAATACTAATATTCCTAAAGATTGACATTGCTTCATTGTAAACCTTCTATTGCGAGGTATAGCAGTAAGGCTGTTAACGAATACTCTTTTGCGTCTGAGGTAGCTAAGACGAATAGCGTAAATTAACGGAACAACACAAACTGACATAACGACACATGGCACTATTTGAACGACTATTGCACAAAACCAATGATAAAATTTGATATAGTAAATAGTGGCTATCCCTTTTCGATAGCTAAATGAACATGGTTCTCCAGATTCATGAACAAAATCAAAGAATTTATAGCCATGTGTTATTGATGAacatacataaattataataGTAAACGTAAGAAATCGATCCACTTTTAACCATACGTATGCACTAAATGGCCAACGAAAACTGAGAAATCTCTGAATGCCAAAGACAACTAGTTGCCATACAGTAGCTGTGTGAAAAATATTTGGCAAAATAAATCCCAGTACTCTGTATGCATTACACCAATTCGCTGAAACCGGGTCCGCCATATTTTCTCgcaagaaaaaataaaagaaaattggaAGTTGAGATACACCGTGTAGCGTGTTTGATATTGATATTCCCGTTGTCTGTACTGTAGAAGCAGTTCGATCGTCTTTTACGTAATTAACAACAAGAATATACATAACATTAAAACACAATGTAATAAAGATTACTATAGGAGCAGCTATACTGTATAAGATTTTAGCCATTTTATAGTCACATTGTGAAGAAAATGTACCGTTTACGAATGGCGGTAATCCTAACAATGCTTCCTCCATTGCTGTGTGTAAAATTATTGATTAAACAAGATGTGATGGTCCTAACACGTCAACAATTATACATTTAAATCGTTATTTTTAGCAACGTTTTCCTCTTGATTAATACACAGTATTATATTCCATCACATTCTTCCAACTTAAAATATCGTAAGCAATTAAATGCAGAATAAatcttattatttaaattttagctGTTGATTAATACACTGAATATAAAATCACATTCTTATCAGATTCTTCCAACTTGAAATAAATATCGTAAGCACTAAAATCCAGGATAAATCTTAGCAGTTACATTTTAGCATCTAGTATTGATTTCCTTTGACAGCGATTGTGTAggtgagaaaaaaagaaaatgtaagaaaaatgatAATTTCTCAGTCTTCTACGGGATTAATGGAGATTTGCTGCAAATATACTATTTGTCCATGCTCAATTAGATATTTCTcccatttatcaaattatttttgattttgtccAATAAATACTTCAACAAGTTATCACTGATCTTcctatttgaattattttgtttaaaacataATTCCTAGTGTCATATTTGAATCTATATAACGTTTTATCTTGCTGGTAACACAGTTAATATCCCTGACACGGCAGTCGCTATGTAATCACAGACCAATTAACACAATCATGAATATAGACAAATGTTGCATTTTTGGTATTGAAATGGAGTCTTTATAATGCAAAGATGCTTCATGAACTATAAAGGCATCCCGAAGCTACtccaatttattccaaatcaaaaTGGTACACATACGGGGGAAAACTATAAAAGTACAAAAGCAGTAAACAAAAGCAAAAGTTgttcacaaaaaaatcaaatctcatatatatgattttgaaaagacaaattcaggtaaataaacaaaacaaaatgaatatgTAAGAACATCAAAAGTAGCGAGACCGGTTGCGTCAACATGGTATGCGTCTCCAGCTATGAATGTACCACCTGCAATGTGAATCAAACTAAGCTTAATTGAATAATGGAGCAAAAGGCATAATTGCAAAATTGAATAtccttcaattttatatttaagacCATGAGAACATTTTGCTTGTAAGTTAGGACACATAAACATGAATGACATACTATATCCGAGCTTTGCATGAATCACTTACATTTTTAAGATACTGTTATAACATTTGCGCTATTGTTATACCTATCGTCtggtcaaaatataacaaaatgtcattacaatttgtccatttaaattgtacaataggtAATTGCGAGAGCTTATCAACAGATAGTAATTTAACTACCTATTGTACTACCTTGTGGGGTTTGTACCCCAATATTGTTTTTCCGTGACAAAGTTATTGTTTTGAATTTCCAAAACCCAAAGTATGTTATAAATCTGATGTAATatcaaaaattacaattaaataataaatgataaatgacatTAGAACAACGGTTTTGGACCTCTATTCTTTGGTAATGCAACATTACATCCCACATCCTTTTTTCTACCAGAAACTCAGATCTCCCCTACCAGATCACCACagcttgagtttctttgttttgcatgctttcctttgttttgtaacattttggcggggaTGTCAAATCAACTATAAAACTTAGAATTATTTaaacggaaaagactatctatcaaaatttatGTAGCGAAAATCCAGTGTccatgctgggattcgaacccaagACCTTTAGTATATCAACCCACGACACATACccctacaccaggacgactggttACCAcctatcagtaatttaacattttaaaaggaagcaagatattttcataagtggggcgagttggcagacctttattcagtggggttttaacCCTTTTCGTAAATAAGTGAGTTGTTCAATGACATTTTActctttttcaaaagtggggcgagttggtaatcAAGAGTTTGACGATTTTTAGAAAGTGGCGATTAAAGGGttggccgattggccagtggggagAGTTGACATGGTTTCATATTTAGTCATCATGTTCGGGGGTTATAAATggtataacttttggactagtaatTAAAtgtcggtctatttctgaaatttattcttacatacttttgattttttaaccctgtttgctaacattgcctattttttaaccctgtatgctaacattgcctaggtaaattttaaaattgtttgtatgcacattgaacgacaaatctatgtgacgtataaaattttctgacgtcagacagatgtgtttgtagatagatgtttttgtgttctgttaaattgttccttttaaaattgttatacgatgatgactgatgtactcatattttgactattttatttattgtgtctgtttagttaacgcatcaatgtaaatataatggaatttgatgagactgtcatcaaagtgagagggttagcgctacaaaaccaggtttaatccaccattttctacatttgaaaatgcctgtaccaagtcaggaatatgacagttcttgtccattcgtttttgatgcgttttgttattagtttttgccatgtgattatggactttccgaattgattttcctctaagttcagtatttttgtgattttactttttatacattacATAGTAATATGTAAAGTATATTAAAATGGTTGTgaggcgttctaaactagatttatgaattgtaaagtgtttttcgtctaatctaaaatagctgggatgtaaaatagctatcccattcggacttggtatGTCAGTGTTGTTAGATCACCCTGTGGCCTCCGGCCATTGGGGTGATTtgacactgacacaccaagtccgaatgggataactattacagAGATATTATGTCCATATGTtcagttccatcaatattgttacTTGATTACTGTTTCATTGATGAATGTGccttttattcataatatattaCAGCTAGAGTAATATCAAAGGGAAACCATCTTCTCCCTTTGTTCACGAATAAGACATAGTTGTATCATcaagatatataatataaaaaaagaagatgtggtatgattgccaatgagacaactctttacaagagaccacatgatacagaaattaacacctGCAGGTCACCGATAATGAGTAAATCCCATACCGcgtggtcagctataaaagactcgaaaataaaaatgtaaaacaattcaaacgagaaaaataacggcctaatttatgtacgaaaaacaaatatgtaatatcacatcaacaaacgacaaacactgaattacacactcctgacttgggacaggcacatacatacagaatgtggtggggttaaacatgtaagcgggatcccaaccctccccttaactgggacagtggtgtaacagtacaacataagaacgaaatataaaaatcagttgaaagaggattaactcatcagatggataccaATAGAAAACCAACTAACAAAAACAAAGAGTTTTTGACTCCATTGACAACTTAACTAACCAGTATAATGCTGGCCTAAAAGAAACTTGCTAAGTATATCCACAATGATgaaaaatgttttcttaaatttttcGATTGATGCAGTTTCTACAGAGTTACGAATAGATCAATATGTTCTTAATAAATGCTGTAGTTGATTTTGAATTTGCCTTAGTATAATGTATGTCTTTTCTGGACTCCGGGTGATTTAGACAAAAGAGACAAAAGACACCAAACTTATacgtcgaaaacaaactgacaacgcctaggaaaaaacaaataaacagaaaacCACCAAAACACATGCAGCAGTATACATAGCACAACATAGGAAACTTGAGACTGGGCAACACAAACTGCATCGAAAACCGGGGGAGATCTTAGGTGCTGCTGGAGAAAAACAGAAACTGCTGCACATGTGGCACTCGTTCTGTTGCTTATCTAAGGTAAATCCTGTTTGTAAGTCATATTCGGTAAGTCACGTTCGACAAAAAGTGGATAGATTGTGTGGTTGGTAACGACAAttggaaaatatatgaaaatagagCTTGAAATATTACTTAGACTCTGGTCTATTGTTAGAGACTGTTTGTAGACCTtaaaatgtctttcttttttgtgttgttttggttgctgtctcattaacgAATAACCAAAATTTCGTTTAAATCATAAATGCAACTTTTATTTAGTTGCAAATAATGTCGCTCACATACTGCTTTcatcttaattttgaaaataaaaatgtgtactaaatataaagtttttaggCATAACCAACATCTTTTAAAGTTGATATCAGACAAATAACCCAATTATTAAATCACTCTAGTCAATGCCATGACATTTTGTCCCTCGTAGCATCTTTGTGTGTACTTTTGGAgtaaataacattataaattcATTTGTGATTTCAATCAAATTCATGTAAAATCTGAATGAGTCTAATAAAATCCTCTAAAAGCTAAATAAGTCTGATAAAGAACGGAAGTTGTCAACGTGAATACAAGCATATACGTACAAGCACGTAGCTTGTCGGTCACTTTGTATTTATAATTAGAAAATTAATTAAAGGCTGTTAATATATTCAGTCCATGTTCATGTCAGGTATGACAAATTAAGTTAcgcatttatttatatattaaagcgGCAACATTAACAAGGTATGAAATCTttactttattctttatttctgGCTTGTTTCAGTAGGTGGAAGACATTTTatttaagattgattgattgatttatgatTGCATAACGCCAGATCAGCACACACAGGATATACCCATTTTATTTAAGGATTAAGGACCTAATTTTAATAGTttatgtaaatatatgtaaatatacaaaaacatcaaaattaaagacaggatattattttaaaataggtaTTTGAGAATTCGTATGAGGCACGTTAAATCTTTCAACTGATATATTGTTCTGTACTGTCCGTACATATATCTTTTGGCATACTAATGAATTTGGTGGTAAGCCTGGAAACCAATAGCTAGAAATCAAAATGAAACAAGCTTTAGTAGTAAATAATATCCCCATAAAGGCCATcataactgaagaaaaaaatgattaatagcaagagtatgattgtcaatataatggatttcaTACAtgagagaggtttagctagaaATAAAACGATTTTTCCATTTGGTAaaagactttctgttttgaatttttcaagaagttcgatatttttgctataatacttttttttctaaaagagaaCATCAACTATATTGTGCAAGCGCCAATATACAGACATCAAATACCACCCCCTCCAATTATTTGATCCCTATTACCTACCTTATTTGATAATGTACAATTAAATGGGGATACAGAACAATGAACCAATAATTGTTCGTTGGTGTTCAACATcaatttttgcacttttttttttatatcatagagGAAAGTTTGAACAATGACAGTAAATTATACATTCGTAGTCGGAGTTGAACGCACATTCCAAGAGTAGGGATCGAACTCAACACTATAGTGTTGACAATTAAGTGATCACTATAGATGAACTCAAAAGACCTCGGGTCCACCGAGGTTCTAGAATGAACGAATCAATTGATCAATTGAACTGTCCATTCATGAACACAAATAATGAGGTATACGTTAATAACATTGCAACCCAACAACCAAAACGACTCAAAGAAATCTTATCTCTTTAGCAAATCTATGTTTTGAGCAATGCAGTCGTCcgttttttatattaacaatttttctttttttaatagatGAATTTTCTTTCTTACCTACCGTTATTATTACCTGCTTTTGTTGTTTCACAAAATGTGTGGAATATGATGCCTCAGGCTGGTGTTGAAGCACAACAATTCTACGGACAAATGCCACCACAGTATGCCCATTTTGATGGAGCCGCTGGATCAATGTGGGGAAATATGCAAGGAAATCCTCAAGGTATGTCATCAGAAATGATGGGCCCAACGCCAGCACCTGATCCTTTTGGGTCTACCACCAACAAACCAACACGACGAGAATACATGTTGAAACAAGCAACTAAAAGAAAAGTTGATGGACCAAAGATCCCTgctcataaaaaaaattacttggaCTTTGGTTCGATGAGGCCTATTCCAACGAATAAAGACGAACTTGAATTGTTTGTAGAATCTGTTGAAAAAATGGCGACTGGATTTCATCGTTTGGAATTTCGATTAACGAAAGCTTTTAAAATGGTAGACAAATATATCACAACACTTTaataaaatgcatgatttttttccaAAAGAATTAAATCGTTATACATTTAATGAATTACGTATTTTGTTGAAGTATTATTTGTTGGTGTGTAAATACAATCAACTACCTATAATAATTTTATCGAGgcataaacagaaaacaaaaaaggcCATAATATGATAcctcatgaatatttttttttatcaagttgatGTAACGTTCCTATGATTCAGTAGTTACCGTTAGTTGCTCTTTGTCGTATTTACTTTTCGTTTATGTacagtttttaaataaatttggccGTTTGTTTTCTAGTTTATTTGTTTTACGTTTACCActttgggtcttttatagcttgctgcgtGATACGGGTTTTTCTAATTATGAAGGCCTAACAATGGGCTATAGCTGCTTCATGTACGTCATttagtctctagtggagagttttctcattggcattcataccacatcttcttttgtttatatataaataccgACTTGCAAAAAATTGAATCtcaaattgtttattttcatctTATCTCTTTTGATTACTTTCTCTTCTCAGTttgaattcttgtttttattctattttaggGAGAAAGGTGTAAGTTATGATAACTTGTGAATGATATACTGAAATAATTAGAAGTattatgaaactttttttttataattgtgattttgtaCTACGACATCTTTTACTGTTCGTTAAACTTTTTATGTTGAAATTATTTTCACATGTAACACGATGAGGCTGGCAAAAGGATGTTTATCGTATTAactattcattttcatctgttggTACGCATGCTTATTTTTTACCGCGTGTAAATTTATTGGCACATTGTACACGATTGCATTTTATGTTCGAGCAAATTCATTTTCATCCTGTCTTATGCAAGATATTTTTTTCAGCTCGAACAAGGCCAATAAATTCGCTTTTTACCCCTCCTATCTCCTCCATTAAATCAAATGATCGTCCACATATAAGCTATgaatttggagaaaaaaaccCGGATTTAAACAGATAAACatacacgatatatgtgcatcACTTAAATGTACAGCataatacaaaaaaatgcatCTTATTTGGTACAAAATGTGTATGGAAATGGAGGCTAGATTCCTACTCAAAGTGGAGGTGATACGTATATTTTCAAACAAGGAGGTGCTAAGACATATCTTCGAACAAACTGGTGCTAGAAGACATTTTCAAATAAACTGGTCCTCGGGGAAATCTTCGATCTTGAGGTGTGTTGACCAAGGTTACAATCTAAAATGTGACTTTTGGAGATAACAAGATACTTGTAACGTGGAAGATTGTCAGAATTTTGTGCACTAAactagtctcattggcaatcatacacatctccttacttttataatataaactatttttccaatgttcttcaacttcatTCTTTGTTTGGACTTTTAAAGTTTTTCGATTGAGGAGTTTGTTGTAGACAAAATTATATACCTTGTATATCTGATGAGTTTTCCGATTAGAACTTTGTAAAACATGAAGATGTACTAGTACAGGCATCGTTAACCTAATAACaagaaaacagtttaattttgagAGCAGGTTGATTTAGACAAATTATGTCTCATTGTCAAGCAGTTTAATTATctaatatttatgtaaaaaaacacgtttttttctaaatgaataTATTCTGGGGAAAGAAATGCTGTGCATAACTACGCACGAGCCTAGCGTAGTGCAGGTCAGCCAATTATGTAACAGGTGACGACAGATAACTATATCGTGCTAaacgaagtacattttgtattataatttataatcttTGTACCTGTACATAGGGCTTTCATTCATAACCAgtgtaaaatattattaataggtaacgtcatttaaaaaaacactttacacgtgtttttttcccttttatttgACAAATGTATTTCTGAAACATGTAACATGAAACttgactcggacttcttttaaactgggTTTAAATATGCATATTGCTGTATGTTTGTTTCTTCTACATTGCtataggtataggggagggttgggatctcacaaaacatattcaatcctgtcgcatttttgcgcctggccaagtcaggagcctctggtcgtTGTtggtcttgtatattttttttaaattttagttcatttatatgttaataGAGTTGAATGTGacttccattttcactgaactagtacacaattttggCAAGGGACAAGATGAAGCCCTCCTCTGGATACGGGATTttatcgctgtgttgaagacccattggttacctatggctgttttctgctctttggtggaTTTGTTGTCtctttcttaccccaggagtagattaccttagccgtatttggcacaacttttgggaattttggtcctcaatgctcttcaactttgtatttgtttggctttttaactattttgatctgagcgtcactgatgagtcttatgtagacgaaacgcgcgtctggcgtatgaaattataatcctggtacttttgataaatatttacaccactgggtcgatgccactgctggtggacgtttcgtccccgagggtatcaccagcccagtagtcagcacttcggtgttgacatgaatatcaattatatggtcatttttataaattttctgtttacaaaacttttaaattttacgaaaaaaaaaaaggattttcttaccccaggagtagattaccttagccgtatttggcacaacttttgggaattttgggtccttaatgctcttcaactttgtatttgtttggctttttaactattttgatctgagcgtcactgatgagtcttatgtagacgaaacgcgcgtctagcgtataaaattataatcctggtacttttgataaatatttacaccactgggtcgatgccactgctggtggacgtttcgtccccgagggtatcaccagcccagtagtcagcacttcggtgttgacatgaatatcaattatatggtcatttttataaattttctgtttacaaaacttttaaatttttcgaaaaactaaggattttcttaccccaggagtagattaccttagccgtatttggcacaacttttgggaattttgggtcctcaatgctctt
The window above is part of the Mytilus edulis chromosome 6, xbMytEdul2.2, whole genome shotgun sequence genome. Proteins encoded here:
- the LOC139526170 gene encoding uncharacterized protein produces the protein MWHSFCCLSKMNFLSYLPLLLPAFVVSQNVWNMMPQAGVEAQQFYGQMPPQYAHFDGAAGSMWGNMQGNPQGMSSEMMGPTPAPDPFGSTTNKPTRREYMLKQATKRKVDGPKIPAHKKNYLDFGSMRPIPTNKDELELFVESVEKMATGFHRLEFRLTKAFKMVDKYITTL